The Amycolatopsis umgeniensis DNA segment TGATGGTCGACACGATCGGCATCATCAAGAACCGCCGCTCGTTCTCCGCGCGCGGCGCGGGCGTGCTGGGCATGGCCAACTTCGGCCGCAAGCACACCTACGTGCTCGACGAGAACGATCAGCCGGACGTCGAGGCGGTCAAGACGTTCCTCGCGAACTACGGCGACAAGCCGTTCCTGATCTTCGGCTTCACCTTCATGGTGTGGCAGTACCTCTACGAGGTCGCTCGTGAGCACGAGCTGGACCTGTCCAACGGCATCCTGATCCACTCCGGTGGCTGGAAGAAACTGATCGACCGCGCGGTCGACAACACCGAGTTCCGCCGCCGCTTCAAAGCGGACACCGGGCTCACCCGGATCCACAACTACTACGGGATGATCGAGCAGATCGGCACCGTGTTCCTCGAAGGACCTTCCGGGAACTCGTTGTACTGCCCCGATTTCGCCGACATTGTGATCCGGAACCCGGAGACGTGGGAAGAGCAGCCCGTGGGCGAGCCCGGCGTGATCGAGGTCGTCAGCACGCTGCCGCATTCGTACCCGGGGCACGTCCTGCTCACCGAAGACCTCGGTGTCTACAACGGAATCGACGACGGCGACTGGCCGGGCAAGCACTTCTCGGTGATGGGCAGGCTGCCCAAGGCCGAGGCCCGCGGTTGCTCGGACACCTTCCAGGGGGCGGCGGCATGAGCCTGAACCAGCGTTTCCCGCTTTCGGACGCCATCGAGGTCGACAAGCTCGTCGAAGAGCTGCGTGCCGAGCCAGTCGGCGGACGGCTGCGCGTCGGAGACCCGCGCGTCGTCGAGTTCCTGACGAAGTTCGCGCGCAAGCTGCTCGCGCCCGCGACCGCCCGCCGCTTCCCGGAACTGGCGTCGCTCGGTTTCTTCCTGCGCAAGGGAGAGATCGCCAAGGCACTGTCCACTTTGGAGACTTCCGGCGACGCGCTGCGCTTCCCGCGCGGGCTCGTCTTCCACGTGCCGCCCGCCAACGTCGACACGATCTTCGTGTACTCGTGGGCGCTTTCCGCGCTCGCGGGCAATCACAACGTCGTCCGCGTGTCCTCGCGTTCGGCAGGCGCCGCCGAAACGGTGCTGGAGGCGCTCAACGCCGCACTGTCCGAAGTGGACGCCGAAACCGCCGCCGCGATCACCGCGACCCAGCGCATGGTCACCTACGACCGCAGCGACGCGATCAGCGGCGCGCTGTCGGTCGCGGCGGACCTGCGAGTGATCTGGGGCGGCGACGCCTCGGTCGCGGCGCTGCGCAAGTACCCGCTGGCGCCGCACGCGCGCGACCTGACCTTCCCGGACCGGTCCTCGTTCGCGGTCGCGTCGGTGCGCGGCTGGCAGAACGCCTCCGAGGCCGAGCGGCGAGGCGCGGCCGAGGGTTTCTACAACGACTCGTACTGGTTCGACCAGGCCGCCTGCTCGTCACCGCGCGCGGTGTTCTGGGTCGGCGACGAAGCGGGCGCTCGCGAAGCAGGGCAGGAGTTCCGGAAGCTGCTCGCCGAGGTCCTCGCGACGAAACAGCACGTCACCGAGCCCGCGATGGCCGTCCAGAAGCGGGTTTCGGCGTACGGCGCGGCCGTCGACGGGCTCGTCAGCGGTATCGAGTTCCAGGGCAACGGCATCGCGACGCTCGAGTTGGCCGACCCCGCGATCCTCCCGCGCGAATGGCTCGGTGCGGGCACTTTCGCCAACGCGCGGGTGGACACGCTTTCCGACCTCGTTCCGATCGTGCTCCGCAAAGATCAAACCGTCGGCCAATTCGGCTTCAGCAAAGAAGAATTGACGCAATTCGTGACGGAATTGGCGGGGCGCGGCGTCGACCGTGTCGTTCCCTTCGGATCGGCCCTGACGTTCTCCGCGATTTGGGACGGCTACGATCTGCTGACCGAGTTCAGCCGACTGGTGACCGTACAGGCCTGACCAGCGGCGACAGAGGCCGAGCAAGGAGGTTCAGTGACGACCGTCGAAACGCCCGAAGGGGAGTCTCCGGTTGCGGTAAAGCAACCGAAATCCACCAAGGCGAAGGTCCTCGACGTCGTTCGCTGGGTCGCCATCCTGCTGGTCATCGCTTTCGCGGCGAAGACACTTGTCGCCAATTGGGGTGAATTCTGGCGGACGTTGTCCGACGTCGCCTGGGAATCCTCCACGTTGAGCCTGCTCGCGCTCATCGCCGCGATCATGGTGTCGACCTACGGCTGGCAGGTCATGGTCGACGACCTCGGCAAGCCGATCGGCTACGCCCGCGGCGCGCAGATCTGCCTCGTCGGCTCGCTCGGCAAGTACGTGCCGGGTTCGGTGTGGGCGTACCTGCTGCAGATGGAACTGGGCCGCAAGGCCGGGCTCGCCAGGGCCCGGATCTTCACCGGTTCGCTGATCCAGCTCGGCGTCGGCGTGGTGTCGGCGCTGGTCGTCTCGCTGCTCGCGGCCCCCGCGGTGTTCAGCAACAGCCCGCGCGCGATGTGGCTGTTCGTGCTCATCCCGGTCGGGCTCGCGATGCTGCATCCGAAGGTGCTGACCTGGGGCACGTCGCTCGTGCTGCGCATCCTGCGCCGCCCGCCGCTCGATCACCGGTTGAGCTGGTCGGTGGTGGGGAAGGTCTTCGGTTCGTCGACGGCGGCGTGGGCGTTGCAGGGCGTGCACCTGTGGCTGCTGGCGAACTCCGTCGGCACGCCGGGGTTCAGCGGCTTCGTGCTGTGTGTCGGCGCGATGGCGGTCGCGATGACCGTCGGGACGTTCGCGTTCATCCTGCCGAGCGGGGTCGGCGTCCGTGAGGTCGCGCAGGTCGCCGTGCTGACCGCGTCGGGCCTCACCGTCGTCCAGGCGACGGCGTTCGCCATCGCCTCACGGGTCATGTTCACCGTCGCCGACCTGATCACCGCCGGCGCCGCCGCCCTCTCGGCGCGCCTCGCCACTTCCCGCGTTTAGTCCTCTGGATGCGGTAGTTGCACGCGCAAGGAACGCATCCAGAGGACTAAAAGCTTCAGGGGTTGAGCCGGTAGATCACCGCGTCCGGGTTGCGGTAGACCTCGGTCACGAAGTTCAGACCGTCCAGATCGCGCAGCCCGGCCTGGCGCGGGGCACCCGGCGGGTAGCCGTACTGCCCGAGGATCACCCAGCGCACGTTCAGCCGCCGCACGGCCGCCCGCACCTCGGCGTTCGACGGGTACTCGCGGAAGTGCCACTCCAGCAGCCGCGCGTCCGACGGCGACAGCGTCTCGTCGAAATGCCCGGAAGTGGTGCGGACGCCCGACAGCGCGTAGGTCCACACCGTCCCGTCCAGCCGGTCGTTCACCGCGCGCTCGCCGGGTTTCGCGAACTCGGCGAGCTTCTCCATCGCGGCCGCTTCGTCCGGGCTCACCGGCAGTTTGTGCGGGTTGATGCCTGGGGTGTTCGCGTAGCCGGGCGCGATCTTTTCCGCGTTGGACCGCGCGTAGAAACCGTTGCTCAGGAAGGCGAATCCGCCGAACACCACCACCGCGACGACGAACGCGGGCACCTTCCGGTGCACCAGGGTGTCCCGTAGCCACGCCTGCGTCTCGGCGAGCCCGTGCGCCGCGATGATCGAGAGGGGGACCGCCGCCATCGACATGAA contains these protein-coding regions:
- a CDS encoding acyl-protein synthetase is translated as MSVFTLSQAEREKHLLPQLAELTAHHRENSEGYERILSSLGIARDASFASIADLPWLPVRMFKTHDLRSIPESEIFKTLTSSGTTGEGASRIYLDKAAAGAQTKQLGATLQEVLGNERLPMLMVDTIGIIKNRRSFSARGAGVLGMANFGRKHTYVLDENDQPDVEAVKTFLANYGDKPFLIFGFTFMVWQYLYEVAREHELDLSNGILIHSGGWKKLIDRAVDNTEFRRRFKADTGLTRIHNYYGMIEQIGTVFLEGPSGNSLYCPDFADIVIRNPETWEEQPVGEPGVIEVVSTLPHSYPGHVLLTEDLGVYNGIDDGDWPGKHFSVMGRLPKAEARGCSDTFQGAAA
- a CDS encoding acyl-CoA reductase gives rise to the protein MSLNQRFPLSDAIEVDKLVEELRAEPVGGRLRVGDPRVVEFLTKFARKLLAPATARRFPELASLGFFLRKGEIAKALSTLETSGDALRFPRGLVFHVPPANVDTIFVYSWALSALAGNHNVVRVSSRSAGAAETVLEALNAALSEVDAETAAAITATQRMVTYDRSDAISGALSVAADLRVIWGGDASVAALRKYPLAPHARDLTFPDRSSFAVASVRGWQNASEAERRGAAEGFYNDSYWFDQAACSSPRAVFWVGDEAGAREAGQEFRKLLAEVLATKQHVTEPAMAVQKRVSAYGAAVDGLVSGIEFQGNGIATLELADPAILPREWLGAGTFANARVDTLSDLVPIVLRKDQTVGQFGFSKEELTQFVTELAGRGVDRVVPFGSALTFSAIWDGYDLLTEFSRLVTVQA
- a CDS encoding lysylphosphatidylglycerol synthase domain-containing protein; protein product: MTTVETPEGESPVAVKQPKSTKAKVLDVVRWVAILLVIAFAAKTLVANWGEFWRTLSDVAWESSTLSLLALIAAIMVSTYGWQVMVDDLGKPIGYARGAQICLVGSLGKYVPGSVWAYLLQMELGRKAGLARARIFTGSLIQLGVGVVSALVVSLLAAPAVFSNSPRAMWLFVLIPVGLAMLHPKVLTWGTSLVLRILRRPPLDHRLSWSVVGKVFGSSTAAWALQGVHLWLLANSVGTPGFSGFVLCVGAMAVAMTVGTFAFILPSGVGVREVAQVAVLTASGLTVVQATAFAIASRVMFTVADLITAGAAALSARLATSRV